ACCGCGGTGGCGCAGCGCGCCGCGCGGATGATGAACAAGGGCGGCGCGATGGTGACGCTGACCTATCTGGGCGCCAGCCGCGTCATGCCCAACTACAACGTGATGGGCGTCGCCAAGGCCGCGCTCGAGGCCTCGGTCCGCTATCTCGCCGCCGATCTCGGCCGCGATGCGATCCGCGTCAACGCGATCAGCGCCGGCCCGATGCGCACCCTGGCCGGCTCCGCGGTGGGCGACGCGCGCATGGTGTTCAAGTGGAACCGCAGCCATGCGCCGCTCAAGAAGAGCGTCGAGCTCGACCATGTCGGCGGTGCCGCGCTCTATCTGCTGAGCGAATTGTCGGGCGGCGTCACCGGCGAGGTGCATTTCGTCGACGCCGGGTTCAACGTCGTCGGCATGCCGCCGACGGCCGACCTCAAGGGCTGGACTCCGTCGGAGATCGACGCGGGCGAAGGAAGCAAAAACGATGCGCGCGAACCCGTCTAAACTCATTCTCGCCGCGGCTGCCTTCGCGCTCTGCGCGACCGCCGCCGCCGCCGGCTGGCAGGACGTCGCCAGCCAGGCCGACCAGCAGCGTCTCGCGCAACTGGCCGACGCCAAGCAGAAGGGTCTTGCCGAGGCGCATGCCGGCACCGGCTCGGGCGACGCCTCCGCCATCGACTCCGCGCTCGGCCCCGCCAGCCATGCGCCGTCGCCCGGCGCGATCACCGGCGCATGGCGCTGCCGCACCATCAAGCTCGGCGGCATCACGCCC
The nucleotide sequence above comes from Rhizomicrobium sp.. Encoded proteins:
- the fabI gene encoding enoyl-ACP reductase FabI, encoding MADGKLMQGKRGLVMGVANDHSIAWGIARVLAAQGAEIAFTYQGDAQAKRLRPLAQSIGSQIVMAADVENDAELDAVFDRLKTHWGSLDFVVHAVAFSDRDELKGRYVDTSRANFCKTLSISCYSFTAVAQRAARMMNKGGAMVTLTYLGASRVMPNYNVMGVAKAALEASVRYLAADLGRDAIRVNAISAGPMRTLAGSAVGDARMVFKWNRSHAPLKKSVELDHVGGAALYLLSELSGGVTGEVHFVDAGFNVVGMPPTADLKGWTPSEIDAGEGSKNDAREPV